The Salvelinus alpinus chromosome 28, SLU_Salpinus.1, whole genome shotgun sequence genome includes a window with the following:
- the smim1 gene encoding small integral membrane protein 1, whose protein sequence is MASDMDSNTAGVQYNRWNEDNINLNVAGTGVTGLYNRVCTGTLGIAIKVAGALAALVTVYIIGYVTGYYVHKC, encoded by the exons ATGGCTTCTGACATGGACTCCAATACTGCTGGTGTGCAATACAACCGCTGGAATGAAGACAACATCAATCTGAATGTGGCTGGAACAGGTGTAACGGG GCTCTACAACAGAGTCTGCACTGGCACCTTGGGCATAGCTATCAAGGTGGCCGGAGCTTTGGCTGCACTGGTGACTGTTTACATCATAGGATACGTCACTGGATATTACGTCCACAAATGCTGA